In Brassica napus cultivar Da-Ae unplaced genomic scaffold, Da-Ae ScsIHWf_2452;HRSCAF=3165, whole genome shotgun sequence, the genomic window ATTGGAGGATTTCATCAACCAATCAGGTTAAGATGTTATTTTGTTGCATCTctgtaaagaaataaaaagcaTAAGCAACTTCACATGTGAGTTAGATAAGAATGGTCACAGATGCTCAACAAACCTTCTCCATTACAGTGTATATTTAGTATTACAATTCAAGCAAGTGAATAGTTTTTCCACTTACCACTTTGAAAATTCGAATTGgaatatgttgacaaaaaaagatgGTTGATCTGCCGTGCGTAAGAAAACAAGACATCTCTCGATATGTCCCCACCACCACCTGTTTTGTAGCTAAATTTAACAATCAACAAAATATAGTAACGTTACACTTGAgaacaaatttaataataatcgCTTTCCCACGTCATTACTACCCGTTATGCTCCCATCAACAACAAGCTCATGGGCCACAACGACGCCGTTTCGAGTGTCTCACCAACTGGTCTACCTTTCTTCTACCCTTTCCAAATTGAATTCCCTAAATTTTTTGGAATATTAAAAAGTATCAAAAAAAGAtttccaaaactaaaataaaaatacaaaaatcaatttGAAATTCACAGATTTggatcctctctctctctcccataGCTCCTCCCCTGAAAAGCTTCCTGATTAAGCTTTCTTCACCTCCTCCACCGCAAAACCTAGCCTCGATCTCTAAACTCCATAGCAATCTCGTGCTTCATTAGCTCATTTTTTAGCAACTTCCTTCACCTCAATCAAACTACACCATGATCTCCAACGAACGATTGAAATCACCCGCTCCAAAAGTCCTTAACGGCAACGAATCGGCCTCAGCTCCTGTTCCCGATGCTGACGCCACTGCTTCCGAAGACGATATGAGTGTAAACTCCGACGACGACGTTTCCCTCGATTCGTCTCCCGAGAACAGTAGAGTCTCCAGCGGCGTGGGCCGTAGCTACGGGAGGAACTCGTCTTGTTATACTTACTCCGAAGTGAGCTCCTCCAGAGACACTCTCGTCGTGGCTGCACGCGGACAGACGGAGCCTAGATATGATACTGAtacggaggaggaggatgaaTCGACGGATTCAGCTTCGAGCTCGCAGTTTTCTCCTCCGGCGGCGGCGAATGGGAGGAGGATTGACGGCGGTGTGTCTAGGGTTGAAACTCACTTACCGATTACGGACGGTGGAGCTTCCGCC contains:
- the LOC125601132 gene encoding uncharacterized protein LOC125601132, with amino-acid sequence MISNERLKSPAPKVLNGNESASAPVPDADATASEDDMSVNSDDDVSLDSSPENSRVSSGVGRSYGRNSSCYTYSEVSSSRDTLVVAARGQTEPRYDTDTEEEDESTDSASSSQFSPPAAANGRRIDGGVSRVETHLPITDGGASAEKELDDKFSSEEVSDIPSAPPFSGAAEESEEIKPATSGVQVSEAITEDCVESKRTGHFTRTSAASESFGHLINIQLGCQIFMQ